A genomic region of Carassius carassius chromosome 13, fCarCar2.1, whole genome shotgun sequence contains the following coding sequences:
- the LOC132156147 gene encoding kelch repeat and BTB domain-containing protein 4-like, giving the protein MEFGEDGGYSVGGPSGDENYFQGYTFTDRSHSSRVVKSIMDLCLEDGLFADVTITVDSKQFQLHRLVLSAQSCFFRSMFTSNLREAFDRNIELKDVSAPVFQSLVDYIYHGTIKLRVEDLQDTYEMADMYQLTALFEECSRFLSRTVDIKNCLQVMWLADRHSDQELYTAAKHCAKIHLIQLNQTEEFLNLPLCLLVDIIKDGVPSSQNPTAAINSWINHNKVEREEYSDMLLDSLKEIGEKVHIYLIGKEDTRTHSLAVSLHCDEDDAISISGQNSLCHQITAACKHGADLYVVGGSIPRRMWKCNMHTMDWERCAPLPRDRLHHTLVSVSTEDAIYSLGGKTLQDTLSNAVIYYTVQDNIWKETTQLDTAVSGAAGVNLGGTIYLLGGEENDMDFFTKPSRLIQCFETATQRCQTKPYMLPFAGCMHATAHKDLIFVVAEGDSLVCYNPLLDSFTRLRFPEVWSCVPSLWKVASCNGCIYVFRDKCKKGDANTLKLNPATSVVSVIKGIKILLTNWQFVLA; this is encoded by the exons ATGGAGTTCGGTGAAGACGGGGGTTACAGTGTTGGAGGTCCATCAGGGGATGAAAACTACTTCCAGGGCTACACATTCACAGATCGTTCCCATTCCAGTCGTGTTGTGAAGAGCATCATGGACTTGTGTCTGGAGGATGGGTTGTTTGCAGACGTCACCATCACCGTGGACAGCAAACAGTTCCAGCTTCACCGCCTGGTGCTCTCGGCACAGAGCTGCTTCTTCAGGTCCATGTTCACCTCTAACCTTAGAGAAGCTTTTGATCGTAATATTGAGCTGAAGGATGTCAGTGCACCAGTCTTCCAGTCTTTGGTAGACTACATCTACCATGGGACCATCAAACTAAGGGTTGAAGATCTGCAGGACACTTATGAGATGGCTGATATGTATCAGCTCACTGCCCTGTTTGAGGAGTGCTCTCGCTTCCTGTCACGAACTGTGGATATCAAGAACTGCCTCCAG GTGATGTGGTTGGCGGACAGACACAGTGACCAGGAGTTGTATACAGCTGCTAAGCACTGTGCGAAGATTCACCTGATTCAGCTAAACCAGACAGAAGAGTTCCTGAACTTGCCATTGTGCCTTCTCGTGGATATCATTAAAG ATGGTGTGCCAAGCTCACAAAATCCAACTGCAGCTATTAACTCTTGGATAAATCACAACAAAGTCGAACGAGAGGAATATTCTGATATGCTTCTAGACAGCCTAAAG GAGATTGGTGAAAAGGTGCACATATACTTAATTGGGAAGgaagacacacgcacacactcattgGCAGTGTCTCTTCATTGTGATGAGGATGACGCCATCAGTATCAGTGGCCAAAACAGCTTGTGTCACCAGATCACAGCTGCCTGCAAGCATGGGGCTGATCTATATGTTGTAGGGGGCTCCATTCCACGACGCATGTGGAAATGCAACATGCACACTATGGACTGGGAGCGCTGCGCCCCTCTGCCCCGGGACCGTCTGCACCACACGTTAGTGTCTGTGTCCACAGAGGATGCCATATACTCATTGGGAGGCAAGACCCTCCAGGACACTCTCTCCAATGCTGTCATTTACTACACAGTACAGGACAACATATGGAAAGAGACCACTCAGCTAGACACAGCTGTGTCAGGTGCAGCCGGAGTCAATCTGGGAGGCACCATTTACCTTTTGGGTGGGGAGGAAAATGACATGGACTTCTTTACCAAACCGTCTCGACTTATCCAGTGCTTTGAAACGGCCACACAGAGGTGTCAGACCAAGCCCTACATGCTGCCTTTTGCCGGATGCATGCATGCCACCGCTCATAAGGACCTTATCTTTGTGGTGGCAGAGGGCGACTCTCTGGTGTGCTATAACCCACTGCTGGACAGCTTCACTCGGCTACGCTTCCCTGAAGTGTGGAGCTGCGTGCCATCACTATGGAAAGTGGCCAGCTGCAACGGATGTATCTACGTTTTTAGGGACAAATGCAAGAAAGGTGATGCAAACACTCTGAAGTTGAATCCTGCCACATCGGTTGTCTCAGTAATCAAGGGAATCAAAATCCTCCTCACAAACTGGCAGTTTGTTTTGGCCTGA